A stretch of Toxoplasma gondii ME49 chromosome V, whole genome shotgun sequence DNA encodes these proteins:
- a CDS encoding hypothetical protein (encoded by transcript TGME49_220070): protein MYLSESLSQDGAASFFRRVIPSANVHTHIRGYKRGAKFQETTGCTERHLFFISEEYGSFSGKIVAVERDTHSVYVEPDLASPGLPTHESGFGFSFLPDDFAEESALVYIGNSVVVLSLLMPSFSSGSTSPSHLHPPGVKRLRLNLLGLAMSALAL, encoded by the coding sequence ATGTACTTGTCTGAGTCACTATCACAGGACGGGGCTGCCTCGTTCTTTAGGCGAGTCATCCCTAGTGCGAAcgtgcacacacacatacgaGGGTACAAAAGAGGGGCAAAATTTCAGGAAACTACGGGATGCACAGAGCGCCACTTATTCTTCATATCTGAAGAATATGGGTCTTTTTCAGGCAAGATTGTtgctgtggagagagacacgcactCTGTGTACGTAGAACCTGACCTGGCTTCTCCAGGTCTTCCCACACACGAGAGCGGTTTTGgattttctttccttccagACGACTTTGCGGAAGAGAGTGCTCTAGTATACATTGGAAACAGTGTTGtagttctgtctctcctcatgCCGTCTTTCTCATCCGGATCTACAAGTCCATCGCACCTTCATCCCCCAGGTGTCAAACGTCTCAGGCTCAATTTGCTCGGTCTTGCTATGAGTGCCTTAGCACTGTGA